The DNA region ATTTGGGGTCGATTCAGGTCATAAAACTGCTCCAAATTTGGGGTCGTTTTGGGTTGTAAAACTGCCCCAAATTTGGGATCGATTCAGGTCATAGAACAGCCCCAAATCTGGGTCTGTTTCAGGTCACAGAACCACCCCAAATCTGGGACTATTTCGGGTCATAGAACCGCCCCAAATTTGGGTCTGTTTTGGGTCACAGAACCACCCCAAATTTGGGACTATTTTGGGTCATAGAACCATCCCAAATTTGGGACCATTTTTGGGGTGACACGTTGGGAAGGGGTCCAGGTTTCAAAACCCCATAGAACTGCCCAAAATTTGGGACTATTTTGGCTCATAAAACCACCCCAAATTTGGGACTATTTCGGGTCACAGAACCACCCCAAATTTGGGACTACTTTGGGTCATAGAGCCACCCCAAATTTGGGTCTGTTTCGGGTCATAGAACCACCCCAAATTTGGGACCATTTTGGGTCATAGAACCACGCCAAATTTGGGACTATTTCGGGTCATAGAACCACCCCAATTTTGGGTCTGTTTCGGGTCATAGAACCACCCAAGTTTTGGTCTGTTTTGGGTCATAGAACCACCCCAAAGTTGTGTCTATTTCGGGTCACAGAACCACCCCAAATTTGGGACCATTTCGGATCATAGAACCACCACAAATTTGGGTCTGTTTCGGGTCATAGAACCACCCCAAATTTGGGACCATTTCGGATCATAAAACCACCCCAAATTTGGGTCTGTTTCGGGACACAGAACCACCCCAAATTTGGGTCTATTTCGGTTCATAGAACCACCCCAAATTTTGCTCTGTTTCAGGTCATAGAACCACCCCAAATTATGACCATTTTGGCTCATAAAACCACCCCAAATTTGGGTCTGTTTCAGGTCACAGAACCACCCCAAATTTGGGACTATTTCGGGTCATAGAACCACCCCAAATTTGGGACCATTTTGGCTCATACAACCACTCCGAATTTGGGTCTGTTTCGGGTCACAGAACCACCCCAAATTTGGGACCATTTCGGATCATAAAACCACCCCAAATTTTGGGACCATTTCGGGTCACAGAACCGCCCCAAATTTGGGCCCACCCCCTGCAATGGTCCCTGCTGAGCTCCTCACCCACCTGGCAGGAGTCGGCGCGGTTGCGGTGCTCGCCGGCACACACCATGTTGGAGGTGATGGAACCCGGGTAGATCCGTCGGCATCGCTCCTCCGGGACGATGGTGACCTTGGCACAGTGGAGGTCTTCAGGGAAGGTGACTGGAGGTGATAGAAGACATGGAGTCACTAAGGGGACCCCCAACCCACATCCCTTGGTCTATAGGGATATCCCTATAGGATATCAATAGGATATCAAGGTCAATAGGGATATCCCTATAGGATATCAATAGGATATCAAGGTCAGTAGGGATATAATAAGGTCAAACAAGGGGTGTAGGACCTCCAACCCCTCTGGTCTATAGGGATAAGGTCAACCAAAGGTTGTAGGACCTCCAACCCCACAATACAAAGGGATGTCAACCAAGGGTTGTAGGATCTTCAATCCCCCTGGTCTATAGGGATAAGGTCAACCAAAGGTTGTAGGACCTTCAACCCCCCAATACAAAGGGACGTCAACCAAAGGTTGTAGGATCTCCAACCCTACAATCCAAAGGGAGGTCAACCAAGGGTTGTAGGACTTTCAATCCCCCTGCTCTATAGGGATAAGGTCAACCAAGGGTTGTAGGACTTTCAATCCCCCTGGTCTATAGGGATAAGGTCAACCAAAGGTTGTAGGACCTCCAACCCCACAATACAAAGGGAGGTCAACCAAGGTTGTAGGACTTTCAATCCCCCTGGTCTATAGGGATAAGGTCAACCAAGGGTTGTAGGACTTCCAACCCCACAATACAAAGGGACGCCAACCAAAGGTTATAGGATCTCCAACCCTACAATCCAAAGGGAGGTCAACCAAGGGTTGTAGGACTCCAACCCCCCCAGTCTATAGGGATAAAGTCAACCAAAGGCTGTAGGACCCCAGACCCTTCAATCTATGGGGAGAAATCAACCCGAAGGTTGTAGGGTCGCTCAACCCTTATAGACAAGAAACGGGTCTCGTACCTTCAGGGCTGGTGGTAGAACCCCATCCTGAGATCTGGCAGGTCATTCCGGCCTGGGGCAATTAGAAGCCAAAGGTAAAGGCTTGACGTGCTCGTTAAGGCGGGCGGGTTGGAGGAGTTTAATGAGCATCAGATCCCCATCTTTAGTGGCCGGGTCGTAACGAGGGTAAGAAATGGCTTTGGAAGAGAGACGGCGCTGCTCCGTTGAGTGGGGGTCCCGGCGGTCACGGCCCCC from Excalfactoria chinensis isolate bCotChi1 unplaced genomic scaffold, bCotChi1.hap2 Scaffold_1050, whole genome shotgun sequence includes:
- the LOC140264808 gene encoding LOW QUALITY PROTEIN: kallikrein-8-like (The sequence of the model RefSeq protein was modified relative to this genomic sequence to represent the inferred CDS: inserted 4 bases in 4 codons), giving the protein MRIPLILLLVLGTAAPRNVLWVIEGTSCDXPWQAALFKGDKFICGGXLVARNWXLTAAHCHVPGHLNVRLGGRDRRDPHSTEQRRLSSKAISYPRYDPATKDGDLMLIKLLQPARLNEHVKPLPLASNCPXAGMTCQISGWGSTTSPEVTFPEDLHCAKVTIVPEERCRRIYPGSITSNMVCAGEHRNRADSCQGDSGGPLMCNGRLQGIVSWGPGVCGDPQKPGVYVNLCKYTRWIHDTMRRN